The Peribacillus sp. FSL E2-0218 genome contains a region encoding:
- a CDS encoding YqzK family protein, with product MKTSLSLVLHTAKVMVLFVSFTVLFYIGMVWLNQEYQSYHRYDEPKGMAVKVSKAVDTGDDAWLERLMLFYLNGE from the coding sequence ATGAAAACATCATTATCGCTTGTTTTACATACGGCTAAAGTGATGGTGCTCTTCGTAAGCTTCACTGTCCTTTTTTATATAGGGATGGTATGGTTAAATCAGGAATACCAAAGTTATCATCGTTATGACGAACCGAAAGGGATGGCCGTGAAAGTATCGAAGGCCGTCGACACGGGTGATGATGCATGGCTGGAACGGTTAATGCTGTTTTATTTAAACGGGGAGTGA
- a CDS encoding Fur family transcriptional regulator, whose protein sequence is MENRIDRIKKQLHSSSYKLTPQREATVRVLLEHEEDHLSAEDVYLLVKEKSPEIGLATVYRTLELLTELKIVDKINFGDGVSRYDLRQEGAAHFHHHLVCVECGAVDEIQEDLLEDVESIVERDWNFKIKDHRLTFHGICHRCHDKQENKGE, encoded by the coding sequence ATAGAAAACAGAATCGATAGGATAAAAAAGCAGTTGCACTCGTCCAGCTACAAATTGACGCCTCAGCGAGAAGCGACCGTCCGCGTTTTACTTGAGCACGAAGAGGATCATTTAAGCGCAGAAGACGTTTACCTCCTTGTCAAAGAAAAGTCGCCGGAAATTGGATTGGCAACAGTATACCGTACGCTAGAGTTGCTGACTGAATTGAAAATAGTGGATAAAATTAACTTTGGAGACGGGGTTTCCCGTTATGATTTAAGACAAGAAGGAGCTGCGCATTTCCATCATCATCTTGTTTGTGTGGAATGCGGTGCAGTGGATGAGATCCAGGAAGACTTACTTGAAGACGTGGAATCCATCGTGGAACGCGATTGGAACTTCAAGATAAAAGATCATAGATTAACCTTTCATGGCATTTGTCATCGCTGTCATGATAAACAAGAAAATAAAGGTGAATGA
- the spoIIM gene encoding stage II sporulation protein M, with translation MKKKSVVQNAVMKHINEHSSLYVFITVLFLMGVIFGAVLVNSLSFTQKEDLFYYLSQFFGQVSKGEFASSHDMFSQSIMHNIRYIGFIWILGISVIGLPVILVLLFIKGMVVGFTVGFLVNQMGWSGFLLSFVSILPQNIFIVPIFIVITVLAVSLSMKMISRIFLKQVREPLKPIISRYIFSLVLSGLFLVTAAAFEAYLSPSLMKNVVSLLGH, from the coding sequence ATGAAAAAAAAATCTGTCGTACAAAATGCCGTAATGAAACATATTAACGAACATTCCTCATTATATGTCTTTATCACTGTGCTTTTTTTGATGGGTGTCATTTTTGGAGCGGTGCTGGTGAATAGTTTGAGCTTTACCCAAAAGGAGGACTTGTTCTATTATTTATCGCAATTCTTCGGACAAGTATCCAAAGGTGAATTTGCCTCTTCGCATGATATGTTCAGCCAAAGTATCATGCATAATATAAGATATATCGGCTTCATTTGGATACTGGGAATTTCCGTCATCGGCTTGCCGGTCATTTTGGTATTGTTATTCATAAAAGGGATGGTAGTCGGATTCACAGTCGGTTTTTTGGTCAACCAAATGGGATGGAGTGGGTTCTTATTATCTTTCGTCTCCATTTTGCCCCAAAATATCTTCATCGTGCCGATCTTCATCGTGATAACGGTCCTTGCCGTGTCACTATCGATGAAAATGATCAGCCGGATTTTCCTTAAGCAGGTTCGTGAGCCGCTTAAGCCAATCATATCAAGGTATATTTTCTCATTGGTCCTGTCTGGTTTGTTTTTGGTAACAGCTGCAGCATTTGAAGCGTACCTATCACCTTCCTTGATGAAAAATGTCGTGAGTTTATTGGGGCATTGA
- a CDS encoding GNAT family N-acetyltransferase, whose amino-acid sequence MKAILMDFPEKIETPRLYLRPCQPGDGLDVYEAIIHSEHELKQWLPFAHQEASAEISERNILKSLADFILKEDIRLLIYRKEDDQFIGSTGLHRIDWDIPKFEIGYWIDTRYSKKGYITEAIEKLTKFAFYHYGAKRVEIRCDPNNIASARIPEKLGYTLEGILQNDSLSADGKELRSTSIYAKTTN is encoded by the coding sequence ATGAAAGCGATATTGATGGATTTCCCAGAAAAAATCGAAACCCCGCGATTATATTTAAGGCCATGCCAGCCAGGCGATGGCCTTGATGTTTACGAAGCCATTATTCATTCTGAACATGAACTTAAACAATGGCTCCCATTTGCCCATCAGGAGGCCTCAGCGGAAATTTCCGAGCGGAACATCCTGAAATCCTTAGCGGACTTTATTTTAAAAGAGGATATCCGGCTGCTTATTTATAGGAAGGAAGACGACCAGTTCATCGGTTCCACCGGCCTGCACCGAATTGATTGGGATATTCCTAAATTTGAAATCGGCTATTGGATTGATACGAGGTACAGTAAAAAAGGGTACATTACGGAGGCGATAGAAAAGTTGACGAAGTTCGCTTTTTACCATTATGGAGCCAAGCGAGTTGAAATTCGCTGTGATCCCAATAATATTGCCAGCGCACGCATTCCCGAGAAGCTGGGGTATACGCTTGAAGGAATCTTGCAAAATGATAGCCTCAGTGCAGATGGCAAGGAATTGCGGAGCACCTCGATCTATGCCAAAACGACAAATTAA
- a CDS encoding endonuclease Q family protein — protein sequence MKEFYADLHIHIGRTGSGKAVKITGAKTLTFSNVLQVASERKGLDLIGIIDCHSPEIIEEIEAAIVDGEIIEKREGGLLYRNTTVIPGSEIEIYDQHCNGPIHVLAYFPSLTAMKEFSAWMSGHVKNITLSSQRIYCDGRTLQKIVKSLGGLFIPAHVFTPFKSLYGKGVRFSLTEVFDPRLIDAIELGLSSDTEMVEDIAELESYPFVTNSDAHSLGKIAREYQKIQLKEPTFAELEKALREEGNRKVLANYGLNPLLGKYHKTVCSACFHEVLNGNGPCSECGNESIIKGVSSRIKELSMSKVDGGCKRERPPYIHQVPLDFIPGLGPKAMEKLLEAFGTEMNILHGATLEQLKEIVSDKLAGYINAAGKGTLILEAGGGGKYGKVKKES from the coding sequence ATGAAAGAGTTTTACGCTGACCTCCATATCCATATAGGCAGGACGGGAAGCGGGAAGGCCGTGAAAATAACCGGTGCTAAAACGTTGACCTTCAGCAACGTCCTGCAGGTGGCAAGTGAGAGGAAGGGCCTTGATTTAATCGGGATCATTGATTGCCATTCGCCGGAAATCATCGAAGAGATAGAAGCGGCGATTGTGGATGGGGAAATCATCGAGAAGCGTGAAGGCGGTCTCCTGTACCGGAATACGACGGTCATTCCCGGCTCGGAGATTGAAATTTATGATCAACATTGCAATGGACCGATCCATGTTCTTGCCTATTTCCCCAGCTTAACGGCGATGAAGGAATTCTCCGCATGGATGAGCGGCCATGTTAAAAACATTACATTAAGTTCGCAAAGGATTTATTGTGATGGCAGGACGCTGCAAAAAATCGTAAAGTCACTCGGCGGTCTGTTCATCCCAGCCCATGTTTTCACCCCATTTAAAAGCTTATATGGAAAAGGGGTGCGATTCAGTCTGACGGAAGTATTCGATCCAAGGCTGATTGATGCCATCGAGCTTGGTCTAAGCTCGGATACAGAAATGGTCGAGGATATCGCGGAGCTGGAGTCCTATCCCTTCGTGACGAACTCCGATGCGCATTCGCTTGGGAAAATCGCTCGGGAATATCAAAAAATCCAGCTCAAGGAACCAACCTTCGCTGAGCTGGAAAAAGCGCTTCGAGAAGAGGGGAATCGTAAAGTCCTCGCCAATTATGGTTTGAACCCTCTATTGGGGAAATATCATAAAACCGTATGTTCAGCATGTTTCCACGAGGTATTGAACGGAAATGGGCCATGTAGCGAATGCGGAAATGAATCAATCATAAAAGGAGTATCTTCCCGCATCAAGGAACTGTCCATGTCAAAAGTGGATGGAGGATGCAAAAGGGAAAGACCGCCGTATATCCATCAAGTGCCACTCGACTTCATCCCTGGACTTGGACCAAAAGCCATGGAGAAACTGCTGGAGGCGTTTGGAACGGAAATGAACATCCTTCATGGAGCTACGCTCGAACAGCTTAAGGAAATCGTCTCCGATAAGCTGGCAGGCTACATCAATGCAGCCGGGAAAGGGACGCTAATCTTGGAAGCGGGGGGCGGAGGAAAGTACGGAAAGGTCAAAAAGGAAAGCTGA